Proteins encoded together in one Deinococcus irradiatisoli window:
- a CDS encoding SDR family NAD(P)-dependent oxidoreductase yields MSSPLPQAPATTRPVALLTGASSGIGAAAARELARRGYALVLAARRVEALGALAAELDPSGRHIAAVQADVTRAGDRAHLIAQALERFGRIDALINNAGVSIASGPWWDDPDPLRVLATNLDAPIELTRLVLPAMRARRSGAVVNVASVAGMVAFQGMYSASKFGLRGFSLALRRELLGSGVQVSLVSPGFVRTELTARASLPMPGPEIVARAIADVLERPRREVVVPGWYRWPALLDQLAPGLLDGIMPLVRARRYR; encoded by the coding sequence GGCGGCGGCCCGCGAACTTGCCCGCCGGGGCTACGCGCTGGTGCTGGCCGCCCGCCGGGTAGAAGCGTTGGGCGCGCTGGCCGCCGAACTCGACCCCAGCGGTCGGCACATCGCGGCGGTGCAGGCCGACGTGACCCGCGCCGGCGACCGGGCGCACCTGATCGCGCAGGCACTGGAGCGCTTCGGACGCATCGACGCGCTGATCAACAACGCCGGAGTCAGCATCGCTTCCGGTCCGTGGTGGGACGATCCCGATCCGCTGCGGGTGCTGGCGACCAACCTCGACGCGCCCATCGAGCTGACCCGGCTGGTGTTGCCGGCCATGCGCGCCCGGCGCAGCGGCGCGGTGGTCAACGTGGCCTCGGTGGCGGGCATGGTGGCGTTTCAGGGCATGTACAGCGCCAGCAAATTCGGGCTGCGGGGATTCTCGCTGGCGCTCCGGCGCGAACTGCTGGGCAGCGGGGTGCAGGTCTCGCTCGTCTCGCCGGGCTTCGTGCGCACCGAGCTGACGGCGCGGGCCAGTTTGCCGATGCCGGGACCCGAGATCGTGGCCCGCGCCATCGCCGACGTGCTGGAGCGGCCCCGGCGCGAGGTGGTAGTGCCGGGCTGGTACCGCTGGCCCGCCCTGCTCGACCAGCTGGCTCCCGGACTGCTCGACGGCATCATGCCGCTGGTCCGGGCCCGGCGTTACCGCTGA
- a CDS encoding polysaccharide deacetylase family protein produces MLQNSGSHDIGPKSWLRFTLAAVSGALLLSACGSTSSGPTPSTAECLQAAGNSAVTFVADDGYQQDWTILRPIFKEAGVPFVSAVITNSIGHASNTSLDQIKQLAADGDEIVSHTVTHPDLNTLNDAMLDAELKDSQAALAAAGLPTNHVVYPMGDTSERVEQAASKYYQLGVGVGNGLNDPKALERYDLHRVALGSYFDVIPSSPPHPPTNTLAYYKARIDEAVQTHQWLIFMLHSAGPGFDEAQVEALKDTVAYAKTQNTNVTTLSGGYAVAQKLAACK; encoded by the coding sequence GTGCTTCAAAATTCAGGTTCTCACGACATCGGGCCTAAGTCCTGGCTGCGTTTCACGCTGGCTGCCGTCTCCGGCGCGCTGCTGCTCAGCGCCTGCGGGTCGACTTCTTCTGGCCCCACCCCGAGCACTGCCGAGTGCCTTCAGGCGGCGGGCAACAGCGCCGTGACCTTTGTGGCCGACGACGGCTATCAGCAAGATTGGACCATTCTGCGCCCGATTTTCAAGGAAGCGGGCGTGCCGTTCGTGTCGGCGGTGATCACCAACTCCATTGGGCATGCCAGCAATACCTCGCTCGATCAGATCAAGCAGCTGGCCGCCGACGGCGACGAGATCGTCAGCCACACCGTGACCCACCCCGATCTCAATACCCTCAATGACGCCATGCTCGACGCGGAACTCAAGGACAGCCAAGCGGCGCTGGCGGCTGCCGGCTTGCCGACCAACCATGTGGTCTACCCGATGGGCGATACCTCGGAGCGGGTCGAGCAGGCCGCCAGCAAGTACTACCAGTTGGGCGTGGGGGTGGGTAATGGCCTCAACGATCCCAAGGCGCTGGAACGCTATGACCTGCACCGGGTGGCGCTGGGCAGCTATTTCGACGTGATTCCCAGCAGCCCGCCGCATCCGCCGACCAACACGCTGGCCTACTACAAAGCGAGAATCGACGAGGCGGTGCAGACCCACCAGTGGCTGATCTTCATGCTGCATTCCGCCGGTCCCGGCTTCGACGAAGCACAGGTCGAGGCGCTGAAAGACACCGTGGCGTATGCCAAGACTCAAAACACCAACGTCACCACCCTCAGCGGCGGTTACGCCGTCGCCCAGAAGCTGGCGGCCTGCAAGTAA
- the acpP gene encoding acyl carrier protein, with product MDTYEQVKNVIVDKLGVEADKVTPEARFVEDLGADSLETVELIMGLEDQFGVTISDEAAENIRTVQAAVDYISSQQ from the coding sequence ATGGATACTTACGAACAAGTCAAGAATGTGATCGTGGACAAGCTGGGCGTCGAGGCCGATAAAGTCACGCCCGAGGCCCGCTTCGTCGAGGACCTCGGCGCCGACAGCCTGGAAACCGTCGAGCTGATCATGGGTCTGGAAGACCAGTTCGGCGTGACCATCAGTGACGAGGCCGCCGAGAACATCCGCACGGTGCAGGCCGCCGTGGACTACATCAGCAGCCAGCAGTAA
- the fabF gene encoding beta-ketoacyl-ACP synthase II: MKRVVITGLGPVSPIGSGAQAFAEAQRAGKSGIGKITHFDASGLRAQIAGEVKDDLSPYIEAREAKKLDRYVQLALAAAELAVQNSGLSREELAGERTGTLIGSGIGGMKTFEDQTRVMVERGPSRISPLFIPMMIANMATGHVAMRFGATGPSSTVVTACATGSGAIGDAARIIQLGLADVMLAGGSEAAITGLTLGGFGNMHALTASHNDDPEGASRPFAASRDGFVLGEGGAVVVLEELEHAKKRGATIYAEVVGYGTSADAYHITMPAPEGRGAQVAMRQALKAGGVNPEQVGYVNAHGTSTPANDLNETLAIKSVYGEHAAKLAVSSTKSMTGHLLGAAGAMEAIAVAQALHDGVLPPTINLRDDPDPELDLDYLADGAREQQVEYAMSNSFAFGGQNAVLVFKRWTG; encoded by the coding sequence ATCAAACGAGTGGTCATCACCGGGCTGGGACCGGTCAGTCCGATCGGCAGCGGCGCCCAGGCGTTTGCCGAGGCGCAGCGCGCCGGCAAGAGCGGCATCGGCAAGATCACCCATTTCGACGCCAGCGGCCTTAGGGCGCAGATCGCCGGTGAAGTCAAGGACGATCTCAGCCCCTACATCGAAGCGCGCGAGGCCAAGAAGCTCGACCGCTACGTGCAGTTGGCGCTGGCCGCCGCCGAACTGGCGGTTCAGAACAGCGGCCTGAGCCGCGAGGAACTTGCCGGCGAGCGCACCGGCACCTTGATCGGCAGCGGCATCGGCGGCATGAAGACCTTCGAGGACCAGACCCGCGTGATGGTGGAGCGCGGGCCGTCGCGCATCAGCCCGCTGTTTATTCCGATGATGATCGCCAACATGGCGACCGGTCACGTCGCCATGCGCTTCGGGGCCACCGGGCCGAGCAGCACGGTGGTCACCGCCTGCGCCACCGGCTCGGGCGCCATCGGCGACGCGGCGCGCATCATCCAGCTCGGTCTGGCCGACGTGATGCTGGCCGGCGGCAGCGAGGCGGCCATCACCGGCCTGACCCTCGGGGGCTTCGGCAACATGCACGCCCTGACCGCTTCGCACAACGACGACCCCGAGGGTGCCAGCCGCCCCTTTGCCGCGTCGCGCGACGGCTTCGTGCTGGGCGAGGGCGGCGCGGTGGTGGTGCTCGAGGAACTGGAGCACGCCAAGAAACGCGGCGCCACCATCTACGCCGAGGTGGTCGGCTACGGCACCTCGGCCGACGCCTACCACATCACCATGCCCGCGCCGGAAGGCCGGGGCGCGCAGGTGGCGATGCGTCAGGCGCTCAAGGCCGGCGGCGTCAATCCGGAGCAGGTCGGGTACGTCAACGCGCACGGCACCTCCACGCCCGCCAACGACCTCAACGAAACGCTGGCGATCAAGAGCGTTTACGGCGAGCACGCCGCCAAACTGGCGGTCAGCAGCACCAAGTCGATGACCGGGCACCTGCTCGGCGCGGCCGGCGCCATGGAGGCCATCGCGGTGGCGCAGGCGCTGCACGACGGGGTGCTGCCGCCGACCATCAACCTGCGTGACGACCCGGACCCCGAACTCGACCTCGACTACCTCGCCGACGGCGCCAGGGAGCAGCAGGTCGAGTACGCCATGAGCAATTCGTTCGCCTTCGGTGGGCAAAACGCGGTGCTGGTGTTCAAGCGCTGGACCGGGTAA
- a CDS encoding MarR family winged helix-turn-helix transcriptional regulator codes for MKTQELLDTIRRDWARERPDIDTTAQLTVIGIQRLSALLEQELERFFAPFDLTPSSFDVLATLRRSAPPEGLAFTRLSTLMAITPPAVTKRVDLLAARGLVERRAHPDDRRTVLVRLTPTGRELVDHVLTLHVANERRLLLGLTPFEAAQLRGLVGKFAAHLEQTP; via the coding sequence ATGAAAACCCAGGAGTTGCTTGACACCATCCGGCGCGACTGGGCCAGGGAACGGCCCGACATCGACACCACCGCCCAGCTCACCGTGATCGGCATTCAGCGGCTGAGTGCGCTGCTGGAACAGGAACTCGAAAGGTTTTTCGCGCCCTTTGACCTGACGCCTTCGAGTTTCGATGTGCTGGCGACGCTGCGGCGCTCGGCTCCGCCGGAAGGCCTGGCATTTACCCGCCTGAGCACCTTGATGGCGATCACGCCGCCAGCAGTGACCAAACGGGTCGATCTGCTGGCGGCGCGTGGGCTGGTGGAACGGCGGGCCCATCCTGACGACCGGAGAACGGTGCTGGTCCGGCTCACCCCTACCGGGCGCGAACTCGTCGACCACGTGCTGACGCTGCATGTCGCCAACGAACGGCGCCTGCTCCTGGGGCTTACCCCGTTCGAGGCCGCCCAGCTTCGGGGGCTGGTAGGCAAATTCGCGGCGCATCTGGAACAGACACCCTGA
- a CDS encoding DMT family transporter, translating to MLSAMGVAALLGTLGAGLGLSVGLVFNVRLAQHARHPVLASFVNFLVAFVLTSLLALLGLLGPAQLPGQAPLWIFGGGLVGALYVTLTLFTARALGVAASTAGVTLGQILGARLIDAFGLLGQPVRPVSSAALVGVGLLFLAVAVLARERAGRPS from the coding sequence ATGCTCTCGGCGATGGGGGTGGCGGCTCTCCTGGGAACGCTGGGCGCGGGCCTGGGGCTGTCGGTGGGGCTGGTCTTCAACGTCCGGCTGGCCCAGCATGCCCGGCATCCGGTGCTGGCCAGTTTCGTCAACTTTCTGGTGGCCTTTGTGCTCACCTCGCTGCTGGCGCTTCTCGGCCTGCTGGGCCCAGCGCAGCTTCCGGGCCAGGCCCCCTTGTGGATTTTCGGAGGTGGGCTGGTGGGTGCCCTCTACGTAACCCTGACGCTGTTTACGGCCCGCGCGCTGGGGGTGGCGGCCAGCACGGCAGGCGTGACCCTGGGGCAGATTCTTGGAGCGCGCCTGATCGACGCCTTCGGCCTGCTGGGACAGCCCGTGCGCCCAGTAAGCAGCGCCGCCCTCGTCGGCGTGGGCCTGTTGTTCCTGGCCGTGGCGGTACTGGCCCGTGAGCGGGCGGGACGCCCGTCATGA
- a CDS encoding DMT family transporter, with product MALHPLLPAAVLIGALLPVQFALNSALTGFTHSPAATASVSYGVGLLALGLGLGWVHRGQIPFVRLRGAPGWSFLGGVVGSAYVIGSVVLTRLLGTGLAVSLVIAAQVGAGLMLDHFGWFGTVRRPMNRTRTLALALLLAALGLQVW from the coding sequence ATGGCTCTCCACCCTCTGCTTCCGGCCGCCGTGCTGATCGGGGCACTTCTCCCGGTACAGTTCGCGCTCAACTCGGCCCTGACGGGCTTCACCCATTCTCCGGCGGCCACGGCGTCGGTTTCTTACGGCGTTGGGCTGCTGGCGTTGGGCCTGGGCCTGGGCTGGGTTCACCGGGGCCAGATTCCCTTTGTCCGGCTCCGGGGCGCGCCCGGCTGGAGTTTCCTGGGAGGGGTGGTCGGCAGCGCGTATGTTATCGGCAGTGTGGTCCTGACTCGTCTGCTGGGAACGGGCCTGGCCGTCAGCCTGGTGATCGCCGCCCAGGTGGGGGCCGGGCTGATGCTGGATCATTTCGGGTGGTTCGGCACCGTGCGCCGGCCCATGAACCGGACCCGGACCCTGGCCCTGGCGCTGCTGTTAGCGGCGCTCGGCCTGCAGGTGTGGTGA